From the genome of Xiphophorus couchianus chromosome 6, X_couchianus-1.0, whole genome shotgun sequence, one region includes:
- the xirp1 gene encoding xin actin-binding repeat-containing protein 1 isoform X3 yields the protein MADAERKITVSQPFHEEDDLPPPPPPPPVPPRPFDYEGPMTLSSLPLPPPKETFSTFYQQRQKSELKRLYKHIHPSLQASLDDAVDDEIMQAVQAENTQAADAAYQGEVQSMRWIFENWTLDNIGDPHETKKLLDTEELKGGDVRSTSTMFEHIDSTQHMATKRQTSVRGDVRTSTWLFETQPLDALSKSKADEGELVEALLKEPIQSGDVRGARLLFESKPLSDLGRCNSIEDCSVLKLKSELQEQRGDVRKTLKLFETEPCCAIRDNSGNIHEIKSICREEINSGKLNTVRWLFETQPLDTINKGSDGVKIIRGISLEEGHREGVDQKRWMFETQSFDTITEVSGVDTFHGVDAGNAGEANVVNKKKLFEMQPRAALGKNSLEREAIIGGDVKSSMWLFETQPMQALSDSCKAARLKKISLSAEEQGEVKGKKLMFENVSFQKNTLFKEQEIEKGDVTGFKQLFETIPLSQIAQLEQQMAERQETNKAVMETSPLYAIKDSSGNLHKVTTVSREEFINGKVKNYKWMFETKPLDQLGDGKDVEIIKGITRQEDTTGDVKTAKWLFETQTIDGIHCKFNKTEQSSSAEKEPCKGDVKTCKWLFETQPMDMLYDKMKKTKDKDAVDTDVKSMSWLFESQPLDTIRDGEPNSLKLCSTKRDSVKPEVAVQTVKHLFETETLDRIKKESDAEQNLRCISQVNFQSGDVSRVKELFESQSLDEIGSEIMLTAEGQKQGEHVEKGSVHKVTWMFENCPMNHINRDQHEHGVSMEAVGVLETGDVQNKRFVFETSSLDKIQKEPTEEKSVSVQDLMGNVDVKSSTMMFESLPLYAIRDKEGQFHEVTTVKKEEVMSGDIRGARWMFETKPLDAIKMENEVYVIRAVTQEDVKKGDVKSARWKFETQPLDSLTERDEPPVLVTEDFGGSSVQLNKQIFESEQSNKKFVRMVSVTDVQRGDVRTSTWLFENQTLDSLKGEPQEQSPVKTVHREDNQKGDVKRCTWMFESQPLDKIKESKDTLAQATEEIPKADVKCTTWLFETTPLDKITANSVADTLSYLYEIKFVHSSGIIIEENERRHVNMAKYLLESSKGVQIQKEDIVAGNIRNIMLQLLLKPTIKPQVTLLREVEKGQINTTVVELPVFESTTAANIERDRRIQNIAQMIDDLLVQDKNFKKGIIMQESGEERGEMSVFSLICNSEMKTKSHVMERGDVKTTIGNLLATANNQRAATLCRVDENEKGNVNLYKSCIEKGDLHYLKSLHTEESEFEAACGLWVKERVETVQGGVQEAKRNLCQQKEQVERTVCDVLPGDVKNTKKVFSAEPFVSVDCCIPREEIIPGDVSSAKQQLAAKKPVIVDKEEVVPGDIKATMESLERAKQQSMSVEREMIKPGTIYEMDLSAHGPVDEGSQPQKEVILSGDVRATKKSLEMAKQQSMQVEREVIVPGKIYNLGVLVQKESSSTVAQSTCSSSSRCQQIKTYPQVSDAEKDQESHISFENCQPSAVVVSNCAQQPMPLFVGCDFNGQTTEDEIEEVIRGDVKAAIRSLQSAATEQRFVDKENVVRGNVQLALESLEKSSVNVSKGDYKAAMIYRNSGRTCPGKSKTVHNQCVVVPIPLSDTTLSPSISVTCEGQPRNPTQFSPHNPLANGPSISPSMERVTSPPLIAESKKPKNHKPALPPKPQWITVEAANTSPTSAPKVICPIDDNVNAEVSPKQSQQFPIQSTDMTSEERNDGRSQRDGDEAQGSHLSNEDQPIQSNIQIDNTKLQMPLTERKSNIHLTMSNSDKMQVERNVIQKINAAEEIQMCMKSYAEDGKQEMNMSLRAALKNFGKKDRDDLDKRVLPSKKVKVSYNNSSDPRQTGNNLPQHHEHELSLPRHQRKTEVETSQTNTTGEINHSQQNDLQQNKQELLDNVVLREKKVRETKEERLQRLSVHKDEIMKENAETAMEIFDNLRKREELKGILSQVQEIEGEQCSVDATSLKSLYSNVPPWMVTSRNAKKCKKEEKKVAELQDDDLESISSVESAFEDLEKASKEIMKLKEQTLAKLVDIEETIKKALYSVSNLKSEADIAGLSGLFDESLKSEQHFQPANSVKKISIVSSKTNPSPRKESPEEPQNANSKPLIRQSSSQSSPSFISIRSARKPSEQQKPTMSTFKPDTKSAPGGCHDAKQDLDSSVLESSSNGPSQERKVSVLEVKAVPEQNTGIIGTKTVSETYEESDSFGNVFVSSVTSTFVTNQPDGKTSALFEVVGGPARYEVTTSPLMQRSGRPFEDKVLSNAKQNETVFVTFSQPKLKK from the coding sequence ATGGCTGATGCAGAAAGGAAAATCACAGTTTCACAACCATTTCATGAGGAAGATGActtgcctcctcctcctccacctcctcctgtCCCACCCAGACCCTTTGACTATGAAGGGCCAATGACTCTGAGTAGCCTCCCTTTGCCTCCACCTAAAGAAACCTTCTCCACGTTCTACCAGCAACGGCAGAAGAGTGAGCTGAAGAGGCTCTACAAACATATCCACCCCAGCCTGCAAGCAAGTCTTGACGATGCTGTCGATGATGAGATAATGCAAGCAGTGCAGGCAGAAAACACTCAGGCAGCAGACGCAGCTTATCAGGGAGAAGTTCAGTCCATGAGGTGGATCTTTGAAAACTGGACTCTCGACAATATCGGAGATCCTCACGAAACTAAGAAACTCTTGGATACAGAGGAATTAAAAGGCGGAGACGTCAGAAGCACCTCTACGATGTTTGAGCACATCGACAGCACCCAACACATGGCGACTAAAAGACAAACGTCCGTCAGAGGGGATGTGAGAACGTCCACATGGTTGTTTGAAACCCAACCTTTAGATGCTCTAAGTAAATCCAAAGCTGACGAAGGTGAACTGGTAGAGGCCCTTCTGAAAGAACCCATTCAGTCTGGCGATGTAAGAGGGGCTCGACTTCTTTTTGAGTCCAAACCACTGAGCGACTTGGGCCGGTGCAATTCCATTGAAGACTGTAGCGTCCTGAAACTGAAATCTGAGCTTCAGGAGCAGAGAGGCGATGTCAGGAAAACCTTGAAGCTGTTTGAGACAGAACCTTGCTGTGCCATCAGAGACAACAGCGGCAATATCCACGAAATTAAATCCATCTGTAGGGAGGAGATCAATAGTGGCAAACTCAACACTGTCCGGTGGCTTTTTGAAACCCAGCCTTTGGACACGATCAATAAAGGAAGTGATGGAGTGAAAATCATCCGGGGTATATCGCTGGAGGAAGGGCACAGAGAAGGCGTCGACCAGAAAAGGTGGATGTTTGAAACTCAGTCGTTTGACACGATTACAGAGGTTTCAGGAGTAGATACGTTTCATGGAGTAGATGCCGGTAACGCAGGCGAAGCTAATGTTGTCAACAAAAAGAAGCTGTTTGAGATGCAACCCAGGGCAGCCCTAGGAAAAAACTCTCTGGAGAGAGAAGCAATCATCGGGGGAGATGTCAAGTCTTCAATGTGGCTGTTTGAAACTCAGCCCATGCAGGCGCTCAGTGACAGCTGCAAAGCGGCGCGTCTGAAGAAAATCAGTCTGTCAGCTGAAGAACAAGGGGAAGTGAAAGGCAAAAAGCTcatgtttgaaaatgtcagCTTTCAAAAGAATACTTTGTTTAAAGAACAAGAGATTGAAAAGGGGGATGTGACGGGTTTCAAGCAACTTTTTGAGACGATCCCCTTAAGTCAAATTGCTCAGCTGGAACAGCAGATGGCTGAGAGGCAGGAAACCAACAAGGCAGTGATGGAGACCAGCCCTCTATATGCAATAAAAGATAGTTCTGGAAACCTTCATAAGGTCACGACAGTCAGCCGGGAGGAATTCATCAACGGGAAAGTCAAAAACTACAAGTGGATGTTTGAGACCAAGCCTTTAGATCAGCTGGGAGATGGAAAAGATGTTGAGATTATCAAAGGCATCACCAGACAGGAGGACACTACAGGTGATGTTAAGACAGCAAAGTGGCTTTTTGAAACCCAGACCATTGATGGAATCCACTgcaaattcaataaaacagaacaaagctCTTCGGCTGAAAAGGAGCCTTGCAAAGGTGATGTCAAGACCTGCAAATGGTTATTTGAGACACAACCAATGGATATGTTgtatgacaaaatgaaaaaaaccaaGGATAAAGACGCTGTCGACACAGATGTCAAGTCTATGTCTTGGCTTTTTGAGTCACAACCCTTGGACACCATCAGAGATGGTGAGCCGAACAGCTTGAAGCTGTGCAGCACTAAGAGGGACTCTGTCAAACCAGAGGTTGCTGTTCAGACAGTCAAGCATCTATTCGAAACAGAAACTTTGGATCGGATAAAAAAAGAGTCAGATGCAGAACAAAACTTAAGATGCATCAGTCAGGTCAACTTTCAGTCAGGAGACGTGTCACGTGTCAAGGAACTTTTTGAGTCCCAATCTCTTGATGAAATTGGGTCAGAAATCATGTTAACAGCTGAGGGACAGAAGCAAGGTGAACACGTTGAAAAAGGTTCAGTGCATAAAGTTACATGGATGTTTGAGAACTGTCCTATGAACCACATTAATCGAGACCAACATGAGCATGGAGTAAGCATGGAGGCAGTTGGAGTTCTTGAGACTGgagatgttcaaaacaaaagGTTCGTCTTCGAAACCTCTTCACTGGACAAAATCCAAAAGGAACCAACTGAGGAGAAGTCAGTGTCAGTGCAAGACCTTATGGGCAATGTTGATGTGAAATCCAGCACCATGATGTTTGAGTCTCTGCCTCTCTATGCCATCAGAGACAAAGAGGGGCAGTTTCATGAAGTGACCACTGTCAAAAAAGAAGAGGTCATGAGTGGTGACATCAGAGGGGCAAGGTGGATGTTTGAGACAAAACCACTCGACGCCATCAAGATGGAGAATGAAGTTTATGTGATTCGAGCTGTTACACAAGAAGATGTCAAGAAAGGGGATGTAAAATCAGCCAGATGGAAGTTTGAGACGCAGCCTCTGGATTCCCTCACTGAACGAGATGAACCTCCTGTTTTGGTCACTGAAGACTTTGGAGGCAGCAGTGTCCAGctgaacaaacaaatatttgaatctGAGCAATCGAACAAAAAGTTTGTGAGAATGGTTAGTGTCACTGATGTGCAACGGGGCGATGTGAGAACCTCCACCTGGCTTTTTGAGAATCAGACCCTCGACAGTCTGAAAGGCGAACCTCAGGAGCAGAGTCCAGTCAAAACAGTCCACAGAGAAGACAACCAGAAGGGAGATGTGAAGCGCTGCACGTGGATGTTTGAATCTCAGCCACTGGACAAGATCAAGGAGTCCAAAGATACTTTAGCACAAGCCACCGAGGAGATACCCAAAGCTGATGTGAAGTGCACTACCTGGCTTTTCGAGACCACGCCTCTGGATAAAATCACTGCCAACAGTGTGGCTGACACGCTTTCATACCTGTATGAAATCAAATTTGTCCACTCCAGTGGCATAAtaatagaagaaaatgaaaggagGCATGTTAACATGGCAAAATACCTCCTGGAATCCAGCAAAGGTGTGCAAATTCAAAAAGAGGACATTGTTGCTGGCAACATTAGAAACATCATGTTGCAACTTCTGCTCAAACCAACAATCAAGCCACAAGTTACTCTTCTGAGAGAAGTCGAAAAGGGTCAAATCAACACCACTGTGGTGGAGCTGCCAGTCTTTGAGTCAACGACAGCTGCCAACATTGAGCGAGATCGAAGGATACAAAACATTGCTCAGATGATAGATGACTTGCTTGTTCAGGACAAGAATTTCAAAAAGGGAATTATAATGCAAGAGTCTGGAGAGGAAAGAGGAGAAATGTccgttttttctttaatctgcaATAGTGAGATGAAAACTAAGAGTCATGTTATGGAAAGGGGAGATGTGAAAACTACAATCGGAAATCTCTTGGCTACTGCCAATAATCAGAGAGCTGCAACATTGTGTAGAGtggatgaaaatgaaaagggCAATGTGAATTTATATAAAAGCTGCATTGAAAAGGGAGACCTTCATTACTTGAAGAGTCTTCATACTGAGGAATCTGAATTTGAAGCTGCTTGTGGCCTTTGGGTGAAGGAGCGAGTTGAAACAGTTCAGGGGGGTGTGCAGGAAGCAAAGAGAAACCTCTGCCAGCAAAAAGAGCAGGTTGAGAGAACCGTTTGTGATGTTTTGCCAGGAGATGTAAAGAACACCAAAAAGGTTTTCTCAGCTGAGCCCTTTGTCAGTGTCGATTGCTGTATTCCAAGAGAAGAAATAATCCCAGGAGATGTGTCATCAGCAAAGCAACAACTGGCTGCAAAGAAACCAGTGATTGTGGATAAAGAGGAAGTTGTACCTGGAGACATTAAGGCAACAATGGAATCATTAGAGCGTGCAAAACAGCAAAGCATGAGTGTGGAGCGGGAGATGATTAAACCCGGGACCATCTATGAAATGGACTTGTCAGCTCACGGTCCTGTAGACGAAGGAAGCCAACCACAGAAAGAAGTGATTTTATCTGGAGATGTGAGAGCAACTAAAAAGTCCCTTGAAATGGCCAAGCAGCAAAGCATGCAGGTGGAGCGGGAGGTCATTGTTCctggaaaaatatataatctgGGGGTGTTGGTGCAGAAGGAAAGCTCTTCGACTGTGGCACAATCTACATGTTCGTCTTCCTCGAGATGCCAGCAAATCAAGACTTATCCACAGGTCAGTGATGCAGAGAAGGATCAGGAAAGCCACATTTCCTTTGAAAATTGTCAACCAAGTGCAGTTGTAGTCAGCAATTGTGCCCAGCAACCAATGCCTTTATTTGTAGGTTGTGATTTTAATGGTCAGACAACTGAAGATGAAATAGAAGAAGTCATTAGAGGAGATGTGAAGGCAGCCATTAGGTCTCTGCAGAGTGCAGCAACAGAGCAGAGGTTTGTAGATAAGGAAAATGTTGTGAGAGGAAATGTGCAGCTGGCTTTGGAGTCTCTTGAGAAATCTAGTGTAAATGTATCCAAGGGAGACTATAAAGCTGCAATGATATACAGGAATTCAGGCAGGACATGCCCAGGGAAGAGCAAGACTGTTCACAATCAGTGTGTTGTGGTGCCTATTCCTTTATCTGACACAACATTGTCTCCTTCAATTTCAGTAACCTGTGAAGGACAGCCAAGGAACCCAACACAGTTTTCACCCCATAACCCATTAGCAAATGGACCCTCTATATCACCCAGCATGGAAAGAGTAACCTCACCTCCACtcatagcagagagcaagaaaCCAAAGAATCACAAGCCAGCATTACCACCAAAGCCACAATGGATAACAGTGGAAGCAGCAAACACCTCACCAACTTCTGCTCCCAAAGTCATCTGCCCCATTGACGACAACGTGAATGCAGAGGTTTCTCCAAAACAAAGCCAGCAGTTTCCTATTCAATCTACAGACATGACAAGTGAGGAAAGGAATGATGGAAGATCGCAGAGAGATGGTGATGAAGCACAAGGCTCACATTTGTCAAATGAAGATCAGCCAATTCAGTCTAACATTCAGATCGATAACACAAAGCTCCAAATGCCACTCACGGAGAGGAAATCCAACATTCATCTAACAATGTCCAACagtgacaaaatgcaagtaGAAAGAAATGTGATccagaaaataaatgcagctgagGAGATTCAGATGTGCATGAAAAGTTATGCAGAAGATGGAAAACAGGAGATGAACATGAGCTTGAGGGCTGCTCTTAAGAACTTTGGAAAAAAGGACAGAGATGATTTGGACAAAAGAGTTTTGCCGTCCAAAAAGGTTAAAGTGAGTTATAATAATAGTAGTGATCCCAGGCAAACTGGCAATAATTTGCCTCAGCATCATGAACATGAACTTAGCCTTCCCAGACATCAACGCAAGACTGAAGTGGAAACATCACAAACTAATACAACAGGCGAAATAAATCATTCACAGCAAAATGACCTACAACAAAACAAGCAGGAACTCTTGGATAACGTTGTTTTACGAGAGAAGAAAGTAAGAGAGACCAAGGAGGAAAGACTGCAAAGACTTTCAGTCCACAAAGATGAGATCATGAAAGAAAATGCGGAGACTGCCATGGAAATCTTTGATAATCTGAGGAAACGAGAAGAACTCAAAGGAATCCTGTCTCAGGTGCAGGAGATCGAAGGAGAGCAGTGCAGTGTAGATGCCACCTCCCTGAAGTCATTATACAGCAACGTCCCTCCTTGGATGGTCACGTCAAGAAATGccaagaaatgtaaaaaagaagaaaagaaagttgCAGAATTACAGGACGATGATCTTGAAAGCATTTCCTCAGTTGAAAGTGCGTTTGAAGATCTTGAGAAAGCTAGCAAGGAGATAATGAAGCTGAAGGAACAGACATTAGCCAAACTTGTTGACATTGAAGAAACAATCAAAAAGGCACTGTACTCTGTTTCCAATCTGAAATCTGAAGCTGACATTGCAGGCTTGTCGGGACTCTTTGACGAATCTTTGAAATCTGAGCAACATTTTCAACCCGCCAATAGCGTCAAGAAAATAAGCATAGTGTCGAGCAAGACCAATCCAAGTCCTAGAAAAGAGTCACCAGAGGAGCCCCAAAATGCAAACAGTAAGCCGCTTATCAGACAGTCCTCCTCTCAGTCTTCACCATCATTCATCTCCATTCGCTCTGCAAGGAAGCCTTCTGAGCAACAAAAGCCAACCATGTCGACATTTAAACCAGACACAAAGAGTGCTCCGGGTGGCTGCCATGATGCAAAGCAAGATCTGGATTCCTCTGTTCTCGAGTCATCAAGTAACGGTCCCAGCCAAGAACGCAAAGTCAGCGTGCTTGAAGTAAAGGCTGTTCCAGAGCAAAATACAGGAATAATTGGCACCAAGACTGTTAGCGAAACATACGAGGAGAGCGACAGCTTCGGCAACGTGTTTGTTTCTTCTGTGACTTCTACGTTTGTAACTAATCAGCCCGATGGCAAAACGTCGGCTTTGTTTGAAGTAGTTGGAGGTCCTGCCAGGTATGAAGTGACGACATCGCCTTTAATGCAAAGATCCGGGCGTCCGTTCGAAGATAAGGTGTTGAGCAACGCCAAGCAGAATGAAACAGTGTTTGTAACATTCAGTCAACCGAagctaaagaaataa